TCAAGGTGGATGGAATTTTGTGGACCAACTTTGCCGAAGACCACCTCGATTGGCACTGCTCCATGGAACAGTATTTCCGGGCAAAATGGAATGCACTGCGCAGTGTGGAGCAGGGTCCTGTGGTGCTGGGCAAAGATGTGCTCGATCACGCTAAATCATGGAATTTGGACCTGCCTTCGGTCGCCGAAATTGTGAATGCCGATCATTTTGAAACAAATCCATCGCAACCGATCAGTGCAATCAACCAGCTCAATGTTTGTTTTGTGAAGGCCTTTGTCAGAGGGCTGGGAATCGATACGGCACTTGTCGACAGGGTGGTGCAGACTTTTGCATTTCTACCTCATCGCCTGGAGTGCATTGGAGAAACGGAAGGCATCCACTTCTGGAACGATTCCAAGGCGACGAATTTCCATGCCGTTGAGGCCGCGCTCGAAAGTTTCTATCAACCCATCGTCTGGTTGGGAGGAGGTCTTGACAAGGGGGGTGATGTGGAAGCCTTCGCACAGCGCATCGCATCCAAGCTGCGTATCGCCATCACATTCGGGCAAATTGGTCCACGTCTCGCGGATGCCCTGCTTGAAGCGGGTGTGCTCACCTTTGCTGTCAAAACCATGCGGGATGCCGTTCAGGTGCTTCGCTCGGAATGTCACCCCGGAGATGAGGTCGTGCTCTCTCCCGGCTTTGCAAGTTTTGATCAGTTCACCGGTTACGCGGATCGCGGACGCCGCTTTCGGCAACTTGTGACCGAAACGTTTTTCAACCCAAGCCTTCAACCCATCGAATTAAACCACCCAACACACCAATCATGAAAGAAAACAAAATCATCAAAGTCTTCAGTCTGGTCGTTGTCGTGCACATGGCACTGGTTGCCATGCTTGTGCTGCAGCCAGGATGCAATACTGTTTCGGGCAGTGGAAA
The DNA window shown above is from Puniceicoccaceae bacterium and carries:
- the murD gene encoding UDP-N-acetylmuramoyl-L-alanine--D-glutamate ligase, whose protein sequence is MNALCDQLLSQPVGIFGGGVSGQAVRKFIGILGGTATLFDETHGRGDQTQFLELDAKQHPLIINSPGFPPHHPWFAQARSAGCEVIGEIEFAAQFWNGPIFFVTGTNGKSTITQLLTAVLIEAGYDAFSFGNIGIPFSEHYRFHPRENAIAVVEISSFQAWNLRSVKVDGILWTNFAEDHLDWHCSMEQYFRAKWNALRSVEQGPVVLGKDVLDHAKSWNLDLPSVAEIVNADHFETNPSQPISAINQLNVCFVKAFVRGLGIDTALVDRVVQTFAFLPHRLECIGETEGIHFWNDSKATNFHAVEAALESFYQPIVWLGGGLDKGGDVEAFAQRIASKLRIAITFGQIGPRLADALLEAGVLTFAVKTMRDAVQVLRSECHPGDEVVLSPGFASFDQFTGYADRGRRFRQLVTETFFNPSLQPIELNHPTHQS